gggttatggcctgcaacccaggaatgtaccctggctgggaatcgaacctgggacactttggttcgcagcctgcgctcaatccactgagctacaccacccagggccgaATTCTAcaaatctttaattttcttattctatttcCACTTTCACcatctttcactttattttattttaaatttttttatttattgactttagagagagaagaaggcaggggggagagagagagagagagaaacattgatttattggtccatttatttatgcattcattggttttcTTGTATGTGTGCTGATGGAGATCTAACCCACAATCTTGGTATATCAGAATGGCACCAccctaaccaactgggctaccaaGCTAGGGCCATCTTTCATTTTATAGTCCTAGCTtcaattctcattctttttaactcACATATCTTAACTTTTGTAGCAACTACTTTATGACAACTTCTGTAAGAGAAATTAACACAGGATTCATTCTCAAATTTAGTGGTCTTCAACAATCTCCTTAAACTTTGTCACATTATGAAATATGTTTGATGTTTAGAAAGGCATAAGGAGCATTATAACAAGTTCTGTGTAGCCTCCACCTCAGTTAAGAACTAAAACAGCGTCAGAGCCTTGCTTTTCCCCTCCTACCTTTTCAAGTAGCCAAGTCTTCTGAGTTTCAATATTAACATTCCCATGTGTCTTTGTGCTTTTCCTGCATGTATATAACCCTACACAATATATTGCATTGTTTTGCATGTTCTTATTCCTTCACTTACTTTTCTTATTCAGCACtgtttataattttccatgtttATTCATTTCCATTGAATTAGTAAATCACAATTTATTTACCCCTTTTCCCATTGATAGACTGTACACTGTTTCTAAATTTGGGGTTACAGAGATGCTACAGTAAATCTTCATGTACATATTCTCTTGTGTACACATGCAAGTGTTTCTCTGGGATAATTGGTAGAATCAAATTGTTGGGTCACGGAGTATATGCTTCTTCCTTTTGCTAGGTATTACCAGTTGCTCTCAGTAGCATGCATTTGTACTTACATCAGCAGGTTTTAAGAGTTTCCAGAACTCAGCATCTTTGTCAACATTTGGCATTGACAACTTTAAAATTTCTGTCAATTCAGTGGGTGAATATGgtgtattatttctttcatttttctgattacTAGTGAGAAGGaatgtatttttcatgtttattgaccATCTGGGATTCCTCTTCTGttaatttcttatatatttatccTTTCccaattgttttattattgtttttcttttttaattgatttatagaaaagatatatattatcctgtattttttaaaattttgcttttcatatCTAGGTTCAATtcacttggaatttattttatatacagtgTGAAATGAGTATCTAGTTTAATATTTTCCACATGGATAATCAGTCTAGGAATCATTTATAGTTGTAGTTATTAATAGTTACTTATTAATAGTTAATGGCACTCTGTCACCTGTCACATTTATAATGCTTGtgtctgtttctgggctctccagGCTGTCTTAATTACTGTGTTTCACAGTGAAACTTTATATCTGGTGGAGGTAGTTCCCCCACCTTGTTCTTTAAAATTGTCCTGTCTTTTCTTAGCCTCatgcttttccatacaaattatataataagtgcatatgaaatatatataaatatagatatttatagatatgtacatatttagatatttgcatttatagataaatatagatacattttgatatataaatatatatatttagatatctGTATTTAGATGTAGATatataaaatgcatcaaaatcatATAATGTCTACCACACACTCACAAATACTCTGGTagtatttttattggaatttctAGATCAATTTGGGGGGATTAGTATTATGATATTTAGTTCTGTTACCCAGAAATGTTGtatattgctttgtttattaatatttcctattttttcttagaatttagtttttatttatttattcattaatttattgaagtgacactggttcacaaaacATACTCTTTTcaacctaatttttttaaaatgaagttttaggATTTTCCTCATAAAAGTCTTGTGCATATTCTATCTCTCTTGTCAGATTCATCTTGAAGACCCTATATTTTGTTGCCATTGtagatgatatattttttaaaattatgttctctgagagaaaaacagcaattggttgcctccggtgcacacctgcaacctaggaatgtgcccttacagggaatcaaacctgcaggcTTTTAGTGTGTGGTATAAtgccccaaccagctgagccacccggccagggctgcttACTGTCTCTCAATTTAATTGCCCATTACCTCTCCAGGATGCATAACCatacttaaatataattaaaatcacaTGTACTTCATAAGTGTTGCTATCTAAATCTCTATTCCATACACACTACAGTAATTGATTCCAAAGCACAAAGAATAtgaatcatttgtatttttttcatttctttcagactTGAAGAGTAAAACAGAAACCTATATGTCAACTGCAAAGAACGATATTTTACAGGAAGAGTTATATCAAGGCATCATGACAGAAAGGTTCATGAGGGATGATGTCATTGACTCCACATTGAGAAAAGTCTCCAGATACAATGATGAATTAGAAAGGCATCGGGACACCCAGGGAAGAAATGTGAGACCAGCAATCTTGACCTATAAGAAGAGAGGCCAAGAAACTAACAAATTTGAGGAAAATATTGTGAGTTCAAATGTTATTCTAGAACAGAGGTACCATAAATATGACACACTTAGAAAGaggaacaaatacaaattaaatctgATTAACCATCCAGCAAGTTATATAAGAACAAAAACCTATGAATGTAACATATGTGAAAAAATCTTCAAACAACCCATTCATCTTACGGAACACATGAgaattcatactggtgagaaaccTTTCCGATGTAAGGAATGTGGCAGGGCCTTTAGTCAAAGTGCATCTCTTAACACCCACCAGAGAATCCATACCGGCGAGAAACCCTTTGAATGTGAAGAATGTGGCAAAGCTTTCAGACATCGCTCCTCTCTTAATCAGCATCACCGAACTCACACTGGGGAGAAACCCTATGCATGTGATAAATGTCAGAAAGCTTTCAGCCAGAACATTAGTTTGATCCAACATTTGAGAACTCATTCTGGAGAGAAACCCTTTACATGCAACGAATGTGGGAAGACCTTTCGACAAATTCGACACCTTAGCGAACATGTAAGAATTCatactggggagaagccctatgcgTGCACTGCATGTTGTAAAACCTTTAGTCATAGAGCATATCTAACACATCACCAGAGAATCCATACTGGGGAGAGACCCTACAAAtgtaaagaatgtgggaaagcctttaggcAGAGGATCCACCTTAGCAATCATAAAACTGTTCATACAGGAGTGAAAGCATATGAGTGCAACCGCTGTGGAAAAGCCTACAGGCACGACTCATCCTTTAAGAAACATCAGAGACatcacactggagaaaaaccttacgaatgtaatgaatgtggaaaagccttcagcTATAATTCATCACTTACTCGGCACCATGAAATACACAGGAGGAATGCCTTCAGAAATAATGTGTAAGCACAGATTATCCAACATGAGAACCAAAGCCAAGTCTAAATCAGTGATTCTATGCTTTTAAATTTCAGGGCTCTAAATTGGAGTTATTGATATAATGATACCAACTTCtaattttgcccattttgtatATAAGTGCTACATTGATAACTATTATCTACTAACACCTCTATACAAAGTACTTAATCAAGAATAAAGGATGGTTCTTCCAATTAAATTTAGCAATATGGGAAATTCacacattgttattattttctgattttgtggtgaattaataattatttatggGCCTTCACTGATTTACAGGTTGGCATTTGGGAACTACTGTTTAAAATGTCACCATCTCACAtgttttaaattagaattttatttttttaatgaggaaaactGTCACATGGCACAAAGTTCAAAAAGCACAGACCTCCATTCCCACCATCAGATTCTACCTAAAGACAGCCATTTTTTATAGCTAAAACTTTTTTTGTGTATCCCTCCAGagaattttctatttatatcCTAGAGAATACAAatatatggtttttctttttaagcataaATGGCAACCTCCTATACAAGTGCATTTGCACGTTCCTTTTTTTACTTAACCGTATACCAAGGAGGTCATTCCACATCAGTGGATAAATTGCCAGCTTATTCTTTTTATAGCCGCATAATATTCCCTGTTTTGAATGTATGTTTATTTAGTTAGTCTACTATGGATGGACTTTGGGATTTCCAATCTTTTGTTTATAGAATGTTGCAATGAATAGTcttgcatattttcatttctcatacATGCAAGTATATATGTAAGGTATATTCCTAAAACTGGAATTTCTGTGCTAGAGGGTATATTCATTTGTATGATGGATATTGCCAAGTTGACCTTCATAGTGGTTGGACCAATTGATTTTCCACCAGCAAGAGACAAAACTTCATATCCGGTGCTGAAGCATCTCTTAGACCAACACACCTATCAGCCATCAAAGAAGTATCAGCTTGTCTCAGTGACATAGCCTAGAAGTACCAGCTGAGCTGCATCCCCAGAAAGATCAGCACTTGCCATCCCTGGAGCCAGAGAGGAATCTGCATCTTATCTAGTAGCAGCGAAGCCCATCAAAGTTTTAGCTGGTGGAAGAGAGGACATTTTTCCATCAACAACTCTAGTGCCTgggagacagaaaagagagaggacacaactTTCTGattaataaacaatgaatgacAGCATTAATCAGTTAACATGGCTCATTATGTTGTGAAAACAGGAGGGTCAGGACTGTAGTGATTTTGTAcatgctcatttttaaatctgGTAAAACTTGATTAAAGTTTTTATGATACTCCATTTACTGTTCTCCTTCCCTTATGGTCTCTAACTGaattatacaggggtgggcaaaagtaagtttacagttgtgagtactagaaacagtttattcttgtatttgttggattaaaactataaacctatttttgcccacccctgtattagTTGGAACTTTTTAGGTTGCAAAGAGCAGAAATCAGCTGGGGATATTGAAGTCTCGAAGGGGTGGTATTAGAGAGACATTGAGCTATCTCTTGTAATCCAGGGGCTGCAACACATTCTAACAGTGGACCGGGACCaggacctttcagttcacagaacaACACTCTGAGCAGAACCAtgcactgagctgcaccagtcagggctgtattcTTTTTCACACGAAGTCTTCAAAATACGGTGTGTACTTACAGTTACAGCATTCCTCATTTTggaccagccacatttcaagtgcttaagAGCCACCTGTAGCTGGTGGCTACCGTGTTGGACGGTGAAGCTCTAGAGAGTACTGATGCAGACAAACACTTCCGTCATGAAGATAAACATATGGTGGACTGTCATCGGTGTGATGTTAGAGGTACAAATTCTGTAACTGAATAAGCAAGtaaagatggaaagagaggaaaacagaccATTTGCATTTAATAGTATTtcctttgtgccctggctggtatggctcagtggatcgagccctggcctgggaaccaaagggttgccagttcaattacaggtcagggcacgtgcctgggttgcaagccaggtccccaggtgtgggcatgtgagaggcaactgatctgtttctcttcctctccttctccctccccctctctctaaaaaaataaaaataaaatcctaaaaagaaaacaggatttCCTTTGTTACAGATATCCCTGGGGATGGAAACACTTAATCAGTGAATTTGCCTTAAATGCTCAGACTTCTTAGGATAGGGTTTTGGGGAAGGgcatctttttctgaaatttgagTCCCACAGTCTTGAGAATGAAAGATTTTGGGAACATTATTCTGCTGTCTTGGATATTTCTTTTCCCCACAGATTTCATGACTGCTTCCGAATCTCTTCTGCTTCACTCTTTCCAGCAGCATTTTCCCCCAACTCCCAACTTCGACCAACCTCTGATTTAAAGGGAGGTCAAAGTGTGaaaggggtgaggaggggctTTCCTGGCGCTGGGAGTTACATCCTGGTGAAGCCCCATTACACTAGGGAGGAGGTGGAAACCTTCTCCTGCCTCAATCCAGGCCTGCCGACTCATATTTCACTTAATTAGAAAGACTTTTCTTAACTCCCACATTTCCAAGGACAAGGATGTTTTCCTTTACACCCACAAAGTCTTTATTACAGTTGGGGTATTTATAATTGATACTATTATGTACAattcatatttaagtttttttgcCTGaccaaaaatatcttttgtaatttttaaaaacatttttgtatttttatttaagacTTTTTCTATTCTGAAGTCCAAaaggtattttccttcttttatcttCTAAGGACTTTATAGTTTAGTTTAAGGGAAGTCAGAAATGAACATGCCTCCAGTAGTACAGGCATCTGGGGAAGACTGAACTCTCTGATTAACCTTCTGTGACTGCTTAACCTTGTAGCCTCAGGCTTGGTGGACTACCCAGAAAGCTGGAATACCACCTGAAGATACCTCCAGGAAGGAGGGTAATGAATGTATAGAGTGTGGATAACTGCCTGATGTTATCTGTTAATGTAGAAATGCATTGTTCTTTCTCCACATGGTTTTACTATTAACCCCCTATGAAAAAGAGACCctgtcctgggagggaggggattTCTTCACAGCTGGACACCGCTGGGAGCTTTGCCAGTGTACGTAAGTTTCTCCTGTTGAAGCTCTTACAAATTTGAATCAGAATCTATCCTGAATTTAGACTTTGGGGCTTTCCCTAACACTTAGCTtttcacatttaggtctttaatctttctggaattgatttttgtgaTGAAGTCAGATAGAGGTCTCATTTTGTATACACTTAATAAGGATACCCCATTGTCACAGAACCTCCATTGAAAAGACCATCTTTTCCCTGTTGCTATGCAATTCCACTTTTGTCATAAAGCAAGTTTCCTAATATGTGATAAAGCAGTGAAGAACAGTGAAGAACGTGATAGTCATAAAAGTCAGGCTAGTGGTGTCCTCAGGAAGGAGACATGGGGGTGTATTTGGGAAGGGcttgaaacttttttatttttgctgta
This Phyllostomus discolor isolate MPI-MPIP mPhyDis1 chromosome 5, mPhyDis1.pri.v3, whole genome shotgun sequence DNA region includes the following protein-coding sequences:
- the LOC114498004 gene encoding zinc finger protein 69 homolog isoform X3, which codes for MLENYGNLVSVAGYELCKPRVISKLEKGEEPWISEKEGPGHHSSDLKSKTETYMSTAKNDILQEELYQGIMTERFMRDDVIDSTLRKVSRYNDELERHRDTQGRNVRPAILTYKKRGQETNKFEENIVSSNVILEQRYHKYDTLRKRNKYKLNLINHPASYIRTKTYECNICEKIFKQPIHLTEHMRIHTGEKPFRCKECGRAFSQSASLNTHQRIHTGEKPFECEECGKAFRHRSSLNQHHRTHTGEKPYACDKCQKAFSQNISLIQHLRTHSGEKPFTCNECGKTFRQIRHLSEHVRIHTGEKPYACTACCKTFSHRAYLTHHQRIHTGERPYKCKECGKAFRQRIHLSNHKTVHTGVKAYECNRCGKAYRHDSSFKKHQRHHTGEKPYECNECGKAFSYNSSLTRHHEIHRRNAFRNNV
- the LOC114498004 gene encoding zinc finger protein 69 homolog isoform X1 produces the protein MLQQLLITLPTEASAWVKLHHPKKAKEGAPLWEDVTKMFEGEALLPQDADETQGAHSKDEGTSGARTTESQEQLTFKDISVNFSQEEWGQLTPAHRSLYREVMLENYGNLVSVAGYELCKPRVISKLEKGEEPWISEKEGPGHHSSDLKSKTETYMSTAKNDILQEELYQGIMTERFMRDDVIDSTLRKVSRYNDELERHRDTQGRNVRPAILTYKKRGQETNKFEENIVSSNVILEQRYHKYDTLRKRNKYKLNLINHPASYIRTKTYECNICEKIFKQPIHLTEHMRIHTGEKPFRCKECGRAFSQSASLNTHQRIHTGEKPFECEECGKAFRHRSSLNQHHRTHTGEKPYACDKCQKAFSQNISLIQHLRTHSGEKPFTCNECGKTFRQIRHLSEHVRIHTGEKPYACTACCKTFSHRAYLTHHQRIHTGERPYKCKECGKAFRQRIHLSNHKTVHTGVKAYECNRCGKAYRHDSSFKKHQRHHTGEKPYECNECGKAFSYNSSLTRHHEIHRRNAFRNNV
- the LOC114498004 gene encoding zinc finger protein 69 homolog isoform X2, with product MLQQLLITLPTEASAWVKLHHPKKAKEGAPLWEDVTKMFEGEALLPQDADETQGAHSKDEGTSGARTTESQEQLTFKDISVNFSQEEWGQLTPAHRSLYREVMLENYGNLVSVGYELCKPRVISKLEKGEEPWISEKEGPGHHSSDLKSKTETYMSTAKNDILQEELYQGIMTERFMRDDVIDSTLRKVSRYNDELERHRDTQGRNVRPAILTYKKRGQETNKFEENIVSSNVILEQRYHKYDTLRKRNKYKLNLINHPASYIRTKTYECNICEKIFKQPIHLTEHMRIHTGEKPFRCKECGRAFSQSASLNTHQRIHTGEKPFECEECGKAFRHRSSLNQHHRTHTGEKPYACDKCQKAFSQNISLIQHLRTHSGEKPFTCNECGKTFRQIRHLSEHVRIHTGEKPYACTACCKTFSHRAYLTHHQRIHTGERPYKCKECGKAFRQRIHLSNHKTVHTGVKAYECNRCGKAYRHDSSFKKHQRHHTGEKPYECNECGKAFSYNSSLTRHHEIHRRNAFRNNV